One stretch of Candidatus Polarisedimenticolia bacterium DNA includes these proteins:
- a CDS encoding acetyl-CoA hydrolase/transferase C-terminal domain-containing protein — MSWFTAYRAKVTTPEKAIERVRSGERVYIHPGASEPEALVRALIARASSLRDVEIIHLLTLGDAGYVRPGMEPHFRHTAMFVGANVREAVNDGRSDYMPIFLSEIPSLFRGAMPIDICLIQVSPPDEHGFCSYGVGVDTTKAAAEAARLVIAEVNQQMPRTLGDSFIHIRKLDAIIETDHPVLELPRHPAGELHRRIARHVAGLIEDGATLQMGIGGIPDAVLAELGDRRDLGVHTEMFSDGVVDLIESGVINNERKSLHRGKVVAGFLMGSRRLYRFVHNNPIIELHPTEYTNDPFVIAANDRMVAINSALQIDLTGQVCADTIGTSIYSGFGGQVDFIRGAARSKGGIPIIALPSTAKGGRVSRIVPMLDLGSGIVTTRADVHAVVTEYGVARLHGLSLRRRAAALIAIAHPDFREALTEHAVARHLLDGSASREAMVGGY, encoded by the coding sequence GTGAGCTGGTTCACGGCCTATCGTGCCAAGGTGACGACGCCCGAGAAGGCCATCGAGCGCGTCCGCTCGGGAGAGCGCGTCTACATCCATCCGGGGGCATCCGAGCCGGAGGCCCTGGTTCGGGCCTTGATCGCCCGGGCCTCCTCCCTGCGCGACGTGGAGATTATCCACCTGCTCACCCTGGGAGATGCCGGTTACGTGAGGCCGGGCATGGAGCCGCACTTTCGGCACACCGCCATGTTCGTCGGCGCCAACGTGCGCGAGGCGGTCAACGACGGGCGCTCCGATTACATGCCGATCTTCCTTTCGGAGATCCCCTCGCTGTTCCGCGGGGCGATGCCCATCGATATCTGCCTGATCCAGGTGTCGCCGCCCGACGAGCACGGCTTCTGCTCATACGGCGTCGGCGTGGACACCACCAAAGCGGCGGCCGAGGCGGCGCGCCTGGTCATCGCCGAGGTCAACCAGCAGATGCCCCGGACCCTGGGCGACTCCTTCATCCACATCCGCAAGCTCGACGCCATCATCGAGACCGACCATCCGGTCCTGGAGCTGCCGCGGCATCCCGCCGGCGAGCTGCACCGCCGCATCGCGCGGCACGTCGCCGGGCTGATCGAGGACGGCGCCACCCTGCAGATGGGCATCGGCGGCATCCCCGACGCGGTCCTGGCCGAGCTGGGAGACCGCCGGGACCTGGGAGTGCACACCGAGATGTTCTCCGATGGGGTGGTGGACCTGATCGAATCGGGGGTCATCAACAACGAGCGCAAGTCTCTGCACCGGGGGAAGGTCGTGGCGGGATTCCTCATGGGAAGTCGCAGGCTCTACCGCTTCGTCCACAACAATCCGATCATCGAGCTGCACCCGACCGAGTACACCAACGATCCTTTCGTCATCGCCGCCAATGACCGCATGGTGGCGATCAACTCGGCGCTGCAGATCGACCTGACCGGGCAGGTGTGCGCCGACACGATCGGGACGTCGATCTACTCCGGCTTCGGCGGACAGGTCGATTTCATCCGCGGTGCGGCGCGCTCGAAGGGCGGCATCCCGATCATCGCACTGCCGTCCACCGCCAAGGGCGGGCGCGTGTCGCGCATCGTGCCGATGCTCGACCTCGGGTCCGGGATCGTGACAACCCGCGCCGACGTGCATGCCGTGGTCACGGAGTATGGGGTCGCCCGGCTTCACGGCCTCTCTCTGCGGCGGCGCGCCGCGGCGCTGATCGCCATTGCGCATCCCGACTTCCGGGAGGCGCTGACGGAACATGCCGTTGCCCGCCACCTGCTCGACGGCTCCGCGAGCCGCGAGGCGATGGTCGGCGGTTATTGA
- a CDS encoding alanine dehydrogenase, which produces MILGVPRERVATEHRVALTPAGARSLVHQGHVVVIESGAGRAARFADEKYADAGARVVYGTDEVFGRADLVIKVSALAAEEVPHLREGQAILAFHHLAAASRSHLEALLRRGVTLIGLEILEDSHGDAPVLHAMSEIGGQLAVGVAAHQLQTLSGGRGILLGGSIGIPPAHVVILGAGVSGVAAARRAVGNGAQVTLLDTSLTALRRADEIFGRGIVTEVSHLASVDRAVAYADVVIGAVLVRGERAPLIVTREVVRRMKPGAVIIDLAIDQGGCVETSRPTTLADPVFVEHEVVHCAVPNLSSAVARTASLALTYAALPFVETLAARGLDSTLMREPGFARGLYLYQGELVCPSVGRAFGLRATAIGEIVGAPQPMAPSAAAGRRP; this is translated from the coding sequence ATGATCCTGGGAGTCCCGCGGGAGCGCGTCGCCACGGAGCATCGCGTGGCGCTGACGCCGGCCGGGGCACGGTCCCTCGTCCATCAGGGACACGTGGTGGTGATCGAGTCGGGAGCGGGGCGGGCGGCGCGCTTCGCGGATGAGAAGTACGCCGACGCCGGGGCCCGCGTGGTGTACGGCACCGACGAGGTGTTCGGCAGGGCCGACCTGGTGATAAAGGTCTCGGCTTTGGCCGCGGAGGAAGTTCCGCATCTGCGCGAGGGCCAGGCCATCCTCGCCTTCCACCACCTCGCAGCCGCCTCCAGGAGCCACCTCGAGGCCCTTCTGCGCCGCGGCGTCACGCTGATCGGATTGGAGATCCTGGAGGACTCCCACGGCGACGCGCCGGTTTTGCACGCCATGAGCGAGATTGGCGGCCAGCTCGCGGTCGGCGTCGCGGCCCACCAGCTCCAGACGCTTTCCGGCGGCCGCGGCATCCTGCTCGGCGGCTCGATTGGCATCCCGCCGGCGCACGTCGTCATTCTCGGAGCCGGCGTTTCCGGGGTCGCGGCCGCTCGCCGCGCGGTCGGCAATGGAGCTCAGGTCACGCTGCTCGACACGAGCCTGACGGCGCTGCGCCGCGCCGACGAGATCTTCGGGCGTGGCATCGTCACGGAGGTCTCGCACCTGGCTTCGGTGGATCGCGCTGTCGCCTATGCCGACGTGGTCATCGGAGCGGTCCTGGTGCGCGGCGAGCGGGCGCCGCTGATCGTCACCCGTGAGGTGGTGCGAAGGATGAAGCCGGGCGCCGTGATCATCGACCTGGCGATTGACCAGGGGGGGTGCGTTGAGACCAGCCGGCCGACCACGCTGGCTGATCCGGTTTTCGTCGAGCACGAAGTGGTCCATTGCGCCGTGCCCAACCTGAGCTCCGCGGTGGCCCGAACCGCGTCCCTGGCGCTTACTTATGCCGCCCTGCCCTTCGTGGAGACGCTGGCAGCGCGCGGCCTCGACTCCACTCTGATGCGCGAGCCGGGCTTCGCCCGGGGCCTCTATCTCTACCAGGGCGAGCTGGTCTGTCCCAGCGTCGGCCGGGCATTCGGGCTGCGCGCCACCGCGATCGGCGAAATCGTCGGGGCGCCCCAGCCGATGGCGCCGTCAGCCGCGGCAGGGAGGCGCCCGTGA
- a CDS encoding 2-oxoacid:acceptor oxidoreductase family protein: MLKLLHERPRSFYPAFDRKDGDPTVTHYCPGCGHGNVHKLVAEAVDDLGIADRMVFINPVGCSVFAYYYLDVGHIQAPHGRAPAVATAVKRARPDSIVIVYQGDGDLAAIGGNEILQAAARGEDLTVIFINNALYGMTGGQLAPTSLVGQITSTTPRGRAPEQEGYPIKVCELLGSLDAPVYLERVALGDGRHDLQVRRAVRKAIKNQMEGKGFSLVEVLSPCPTGWKQEPPDSARWVLETMTKTFPLGVKRDVRVEGRKPTGARRRVEPVDVPKVLGLDAAQAVPGGTHDGWSAEAIEPRFRNPRIKVAGFGGQGVLFLGTVIAEAGMLSGRAVSWLPSYGPEMRGGTAHCHVILSEHEVDSPLVSEASVLFAFNRPSLMKFAEDVGPQGLIIYDSGLIQDPPPLSDREVLAVPATSIAEHLGSARAANLVALGAWIGRTGILPVWAVRAALQQHALKPGALELNLNALEEGIRQATPALRGGAS, encoded by the coding sequence ATGCTCAAGCTGCTTCATGAGCGGCCCCGGTCGTTCTATCCGGCCTTCGATCGCAAGGACGGAGACCCGACGGTCACCCATTACTGCCCGGGCTGCGGCCACGGCAACGTGCACAAGCTGGTGGCGGAGGCGGTCGACGACCTCGGGATTGCCGATCGGATGGTCTTCATCAATCCCGTCGGCTGCTCCGTCTTCGCTTACTACTATCTGGACGTGGGGCACATCCAGGCGCCGCACGGGCGGGCCCCGGCGGTCGCCACCGCGGTCAAGCGGGCGCGACCCGACAGCATCGTCATCGTCTACCAGGGAGATGGGGATCTCGCCGCCATCGGTGGCAACGAGATTCTGCAGGCGGCCGCGCGCGGCGAGGACCTGACCGTCATCTTCATCAACAACGCCCTGTACGGGATGACGGGCGGGCAGCTTGCTCCCACTTCGCTCGTGGGCCAGATCACCTCGACCACGCCCCGCGGACGCGCCCCCGAGCAGGAGGGCTATCCCATCAAGGTCTGCGAGCTCCTCGGCTCGCTGGATGCCCCCGTCTACCTTGAGCGGGTGGCTCTCGGGGACGGTCGGCATGACCTGCAGGTCCGGCGGGCCGTCCGCAAGGCGATCAAGAACCAGATGGAAGGGAAGGGCTTCTCCCTCGTCGAGGTGCTGTCCCCCTGCCCGACGGGCTGGAAGCAGGAGCCTCCCGACTCGGCGAGGTGGGTTCTGGAAACCATGACGAAGACGTTTCCGCTGGGTGTGAAGCGCGACGTGAGAGTCGAAGGCCGCAAACCCACCGGAGCACGCCGCCGCGTCGAGCCGGTCGATGTGCCAAAAGTCCTGGGGCTCGATGCAGCCCAGGCCGTTCCGGGAGGGACGCACGACGGCTGGTCGGCCGAGGCGATTGAGCCGCGCTTCCGGAATCCGCGCATCAAGGTGGCCGGCTTCGGCGGCCAAGGAGTGTTGTTCCTCGGCACGGTCATCGCGGAGGCTGGCATGTTGAGCGGCCGGGCCGTCTCCTGGCTGCCTTCCTATGGCCCCGAGATGCGCGGCGGCACGGCCCACTGCCACGTCATTCTGAGCGAACACGAAGTCGACTCGCCGCTGGTGAGCGAGGCTTCGGTGCTGTTCGCCTTCAATCGGCCCTCCCTGATGAAATTCGCGGAGGACGTCGGGCCCCAGGGTCTCATCATCTACGATTCGGGGCTGATCCAAGATCCCCCACCGTTGTCCGACCGCGAAGTTCTGGCCGTTCCCGCCACCTCCATCGCCGAGCATCTGGGCTCGGCGCGCGCCGCCAACCTGGTGGCGCTCGGGGCCTGGATCGGCAGGACCGGCATTCTTCCGGTATGGGCCGTGCGCGCGGCACTGCAGCAGCACGCGCTCAAGCCGGGCGCCCTGGAGCTGAACCTCAACGCGCTGGAGGAGGGGATCCGTCAGGCGACCCCCGCCCTCCGCGGAGGAGCATCATGA
- the vorB gene encoding 3-methyl-2-oxobutanoate dehydrogenase subunit VorB, whose product MSSPLPKGARRAEPRLMKGNEAAIHGALLAGCRSFYGYPITPASELAETAARLFPPCGGTFLQAESEVAAINMLYGASSAGERTMTGSSSPGISLMMEGVSYAAGSELPIVVVDIMRGGPGLGNIGPEQGDYFQVVKGGGHGCYRNIVLAPASAQEMADLTVLAFELSDKYRNPAFVLADGFVGQTMEPVKLPLAPTAPPARPWAVRGDAATRHNLITSIFLSHDALEQHERGLQVKYETIRQSEVRYVEEAVADAEILLVGYGIVARVLRRALVLLRGAGIRAGLLRPLTLWPFPEAVMRRLAHRVAKILVVELSAGQMVEDVRLAAGERCPVAFYGRMGGNVPSAEEIAAEAVRVMEGRRWAAAFKPAREVSHAQAAS is encoded by the coding sequence ATGAGCAGCCCGCTGCCTAAGGGAGCTCGACGCGCCGAGCCGCGCCTGATGAAAGGGAACGAGGCGGCAATCCATGGAGCCCTGCTGGCCGGCTGCCGATCGTTTTACGGATATCCCATCACGCCGGCGAGCGAGCTGGCCGAAACGGCGGCGCGGCTGTTCCCGCCTTGCGGCGGCACCTTCCTGCAGGCGGAAAGCGAGGTTGCGGCCATCAACATGCTGTATGGCGCATCGTCGGCCGGTGAGCGCACGATGACCGGGTCCTCCAGCCCGGGCATCTCCCTCATGATGGAAGGGGTCTCCTACGCGGCCGGCTCCGAGCTGCCGATCGTCGTCGTCGACATCATGCGTGGGGGCCCCGGCCTCGGGAACATCGGTCCCGAGCAGGGCGACTACTTCCAGGTGGTCAAGGGCGGCGGCCACGGCTGCTACCGCAACATCGTCCTGGCGCCTGCCTCGGCGCAGGAGATGGCCGACCTCACGGTGCTGGCCTTCGAGCTGTCGGACAAGTACCGCAATCCGGCCTTCGTCCTGGCGGACGGCTTCGTCGGGCAGACGATGGAGCCGGTGAAGCTGCCGCTCGCACCGACGGCTCCACCCGCGCGGCCCTGGGCGGTGCGGGGCGATGCCGCCACCCGGCACAACCTGATCACCTCCATCTTCCTGTCCCACGACGCCCTCGAGCAGCACGAGCGCGGTTTGCAGGTCAAATACGAGACGATCCGGCAAAGCGAAGTGCGCTACGTCGAAGAGGCCGTGGCCGACGCGGAGATCCTCCTGGTGGGCTATGGCATCGTCGCGCGCGTGCTGCGCCGTGCGCTGGTCCTGCTGCGAGGCGCGGGGATTCGGGCCGGGCTGCTGCGGCCGCTGACGCTCTGGCCTTTTCCCGAGGCGGTCATGCGCCGGCTGGCGCACCGCGTCGCGAAGATCCTCGTCGTCGAGCTGAGCGCCGGGCAGATGGTGGAGGACGTGCGGCTGGCTGCCGGCGAGCGATGTCCGGTCGCCTTCTACGGTCGCATGGGAGGCAATGTCCCTTCGGCGGAGGAGATTGCCGCCGAGGCGGTCCGGGTCATGGAGGGACGGCGCTGGGCGGCGGCGTTCAAGCCGGCGCGGGAGGTGAGTCATGCTCAAGCTGCTTCATGA
- a CDS encoding 4Fe-4S dicluster domain-containing protein has protein sequence MPGARAHGWVVINSEECKGCGLCISVCPGNCLSHSAGFNHQGYHPVRFAGEGCLADSHCFYACPEPGAIAVYRRDADEQPAA, from the coding sequence ATGCCTGGTGCAAGAGCGCACGGTTGGGTCGTGATCAACAGCGAGGAATGCAAGGGGTGCGGCCTGTGCATCTCCGTCTGCCCGGGGAATTGCCTGTCGCATTCCGCGGGCTTCAATCACCAGGGATATCACCCGGTCAGGTTTGCCGGCGAGGGGTGCCTGGCCGACAGCCACTGTTTCTATGCCTGCCCCGAGCCGGGGGCCATCGCCGTCTACAGGAGGGATGCCGATGAGCAGCCCGCTGCCTAA
- a CDS encoding TIGR04053 family radical SAM/SPASM domain-containing protein — protein sequence MMKMPRLDYDRTPFLIIWETTQSCDLACLHCRASAQPLRHCDELTTEEGEDLLRQAAGLGTPIFILSGGDPLKRPDLMRLIRTGANLGLRMATIPAATERLTEEVVKDLKQAGLSQMAQSLDYPTAALHDAFRGVPGAYAKTMQAVEWAHRHDLPLQINTTLCAESAPYLEEMAELVTRLGVVFWEVFFLIPTGRGSKLNGLTAEQCEELFEILYQVQKRSEFLVKVTEAPHFRRYVMMREGLRGSAPTGSRSGQSLPAQLVRTEGPGHTIGLASQGVNSGNGFLFVSHLGDVYPSGFLPVKAGNIRTAPLASMYRETPLFRSLRTPESFLGVCGRCEFRGVCGGSRSRAFALTGNYLASDPWCAYRPSPAGAAAQAGV from the coding sequence ATGATGAAGATGCCCCGGCTGGACTACGATCGCACTCCCTTCCTGATCATCTGGGAGACCACCCAGTCCTGCGATCTCGCCTGCCTGCACTGCCGGGCCTCGGCCCAGCCGCTGCGCCATTGCGACGAGCTGACCACCGAGGAAGGAGAGGACCTCCTGCGCCAGGCGGCCGGGCTCGGTACTCCGATCTTCATTCTGAGCGGCGGCGATCCGCTCAAGCGCCCCGACCTGATGCGCCTGATCCGCACGGGAGCGAACCTCGGCCTTCGCATGGCCACCATCCCGGCCGCGACCGAGCGGCTGACCGAGGAGGTGGTGAAGGATCTGAAGCAGGCCGGGCTGAGCCAGATGGCGCAGAGTCTCGACTACCCGACCGCGGCGCTGCACGACGCCTTCCGCGGCGTTCCCGGCGCCTATGCCAAGACGATGCAGGCGGTGGAATGGGCCCACCGGCACGATCTTCCGCTGCAGATCAATACGACCCTGTGCGCCGAGTCGGCGCCCTATCTGGAGGAGATGGCCGAGCTGGTGACCCGCCTCGGCGTGGTCTTCTGGGAGGTCTTCTTCCTGATCCCGACGGGCAGGGGATCGAAGCTCAACGGGTTGACCGCCGAGCAGTGCGAGGAGCTGTTCGAGATCCTCTATCAGGTGCAGAAGCGCTCCGAGTTCCTCGTGAAGGTCACCGAGGCACCGCATTTCCGCCGTTACGTCATGATGCGGGAAGGTTTGCGGGGCTCCGCGCCGACGGGGAGCCGCTCGGGGCAGTCGCTGCCGGCTCAGCTCGTGCGCACCGAAGGACCCGGGCATACGATCGGCCTTGCCTCCCAGGGGGTCAATTCAGGCAACGGCTTTCTCTTCGTCTCACACCTCGGCGACGTCTATCCGAGCGGCTTCCTCCCGGTGAAGGCGGGCAACATCCGAACGGCGCCGCTGGCATCGATGTACCGGGAGACTCCGCTGTTCCGCAGCCTCCGCACTCCGGAGAGCTTCCTCGGCGTCTGCGGACGATGCGAGTTCCGCGGCGTGTGCGGCGGCTCGCGATCCCGCGCCTTCGCGCTGACGGGGAACTATCTCGCGAGCGATCCGTGGTGCGCCTACCGGCCGTCGCCGGCCGGCGCGGCGGCTCAAGCTGGAGTGTGA
- a CDS encoding cytochrome c3 family protein, whose amino-acid sequence MRTLTKIVAVTASVAALFLWGTPVWAFHDGGVAYCTGCHSMHSSPSSSHLLMKSDAGSTCLRCHERTGDAGPSSYHISTPASELLNATDIPKQRTPGGDFGWLRQNLTALSTFGSPVNNQGFTRGHNIIAMDNSYTFVDGPTAPGGTMPASELTCISCHDPHSRARRLDDGSVVYPTSVGVSAPIEESGSYGFVPGPGMAAGVYRLLGGSAYQAFDSGPSFPGVPAAVVPNTYNRTEAATQTRVAYGHGTTSGYVSWGKWCSTCHTGMHSDTASNLVHVVDAQLNANADIYNSYIKTGDLTGSSANSYTSLVPFAKNTNDVATLALQALNDDSDLTGPAGTDRIGCLSCHRAHASGWRFGMRWNSESEFLTLADGTGAPVYPGVDAGMGNQGQYNRGYTVNQMKAAYYDRPPTVFAAAQRQYCNKCHAKD is encoded by the coding sequence ATGAGAACGCTAACCAAGATCGTCGCGGTGACGGCCTCCGTGGCGGCGCTCTTCCTGTGGGGGACGCCGGTATGGGCGTTCCACGACGGTGGCGTCGCCTATTGCACGGGCTGCCATAGCATGCACAGCTCCCCCAGCTCGAGCCACCTGCTGATGAAGAGCGACGCCGGTTCCACCTGCCTGCGCTGTCATGAAAGAACCGGCGACGCCGGGCCGAGCAGCTATCACATCAGCACTCCGGCGAGCGAGTTGCTGAATGCGACCGACATTCCCAAGCAGCGCACACCCGGTGGTGATTTCGGCTGGCTGCGGCAGAACCTCACGGCCCTCTCCACCTTCGGCAGCCCCGTCAACAACCAGGGATTCACTCGCGGTCACAACATCATCGCGATGGACAACAGCTACACCTTCGTCGACGGTCCCACCGCTCCGGGCGGGACGATGCCGGCGTCGGAGCTGACCTGCATCAGCTGCCATGATCCGCACAGCCGCGCCCGCCGTCTCGACGACGGCAGCGTCGTCTATCCCACCAGCGTCGGCGTCTCCGCGCCGATCGAGGAGTCGGGCTCCTACGGCTTCGTCCCCGGCCCGGGGATGGCGGCGGGGGTCTACCGCCTGCTCGGCGGATCGGCCTACCAGGCCTTCGACAGCGGCCCGAGCTTCCCCGGAGTGCCGGCGGCCGTGGTTCCAAACACCTACAATCGGACGGAAGCCGCGACCCAGACCCGGGTGGCGTACGGGCACGGCACCACGAGCGGCTACGTCTCCTGGGGCAAGTGGTGCTCCACCTGCCACACCGGCATGCACTCCGACACGGCCTCGAACCTCGTCCACGTCGTCGACGCTCAGCTCAACGCGAACGCCGACATCTACAACTCCTACATCAAGACCGGCGATCTCACCGGGAGCTCGGCGAACTCTTACACGTCGCTCGTCCCCTTCGCCAAGAACACCAATGACGTGGCGACCCTCGCCCTCCAGGCCCTCAACGACGATTCCGATCTGACCGGCCCGGCCGGGACGGATCGAATCGGATGCCTCTCCTGCCACCGCGCGCACGCCAGCGGCTGGAGATTTGGGATGCGCTGGAACAGCGAGTCGGAGTTCCTGACGCTGGCCGACGGAACCGGCGCCCCGGTCTACCCGGGTGTCGATGCCGGCATGGGCAACCAGGGCCAGTACAACCGCGGCTACACGGTGAACCAGATGAAGGCGGCGTACTACGATCGTCCGCCGACGGTCTTCGCCGCGGCTCAGAGGCAGTACTGCAACAAGTGCCACGCGAAGGATTGA
- a CDS encoding YncE family protein, with product MGRWPVLPGDDLRALAGALLVLFAAAGCAASRLVDKSPLPRDEARIHLYLLPLPPDAARLEVLLEGASAVREDGSLIPLQLAFNRLRAGDPDRERRLASGPAPPGRYAGLELRIGSAALTGEGGGALGTDAAVTVPFLFTVQEKQPVVISLRLDHAGSMTEGMRFQPSFVAEAPPRPPSGLIALASARGSDELAIFDKVSGRIAGIVPTGRRPGGLALDSARRRAYVAVTGEDRIEAIGLLEQAVLARLNLRVGDEPVEVALTPDGQTLVTANAGSSSASIVDALALVERARVSVGNEPGSVLLDRAGRRAYLFNTGSSSITVIDVAARAVVATLGTEAGPLRGQLDRDGRRLYVIHRASPYLTIFDTNTLAAVARTYVGPGATALKVDPKTDRIYLARRKTGILEIFDPASLLPTDSIPVDGEISFVTIDDEGNALVLTLPGSGEARRIGIAGKTAAARTDVGADPRYAALVGER from the coding sequence TTGGGCCGATGGCCCGTCCTTCCCGGGGACGATTTGAGAGCGCTGGCAGGAGCTTTGCTCGTTCTCTTCGCAGCGGCCGGTTGTGCCGCTTCGAGGCTCGTCGACAAGTCGCCGCTTCCGAGGGACGAGGCCCGCATTCATCTCTACCTCCTCCCGCTTCCCCCGGACGCTGCCCGCCTCGAGGTTCTCCTGGAGGGAGCCTCCGCCGTGCGGGAAGATGGATCGCTGATTCCGCTGCAGCTCGCATTCAATCGCCTCCGAGCGGGAGATCCCGATCGCGAGCGGCGGCTCGCCTCGGGGCCGGCCCCCCCCGGCCGCTACGCCGGATTGGAGCTGCGGATCGGCTCCGCCGCCCTGACGGGCGAAGGGGGCGGCGCCCTCGGCACCGACGCCGCCGTCACGGTTCCTTTTCTTTTCACGGTGCAGGAAAAGCAGCCCGTGGTGATTTCGCTGCGTCTCGATCATGCCGGCTCGATGACCGAGGGGATGCGCTTCCAGCCGTCCTTCGTGGCCGAGGCGCCGCCCCGGCCGCCGTCCGGCCTGATTGCCCTGGCCAGCGCGCGCGGCTCGGACGAGCTGGCGATCTTCGACAAGGTGTCCGGCCGGATTGCCGGAATCGTCCCGACCGGACGCCGTCCGGGGGGGCTGGCGCTGGATTCCGCCCGGCGGCGCGCCTACGTTGCCGTCACCGGGGAGGATCGGATTGAAGCGATCGGGCTCCTCGAGCAGGCGGTGCTCGCCCGGCTGAACCTGCGGGTCGGGGACGAGCCGGTGGAGGTCGCGCTGACCCCCGACGGCCAGACGCTGGTCACCGCGAATGCCGGGTCCAGCAGCGCCAGCATCGTGGACGCATTGGCGCTCGTGGAGCGCGCGCGCGTTTCGGTCGGCAACGAGCCGGGATCGGTTCTCCTGGATCGGGCCGGACGGCGCGCCTACCTGTTCAACACCGGCTCGAGCAGCATCACCGTCATCGACGTGGCGGCGCGTGCGGTGGTGGCCACCCTGGGGACGGAGGCGGGGCCGCTGCGCGGACAGCTCGACCGGGACGGCAGGCGCCTGTACGTCATTCATCGCGCCTCCCCTTACCTGACGATTTTCGACACGAACACGCTCGCGGCAGTCGCCCGCACCTACGTCGGTCCCGGGGCGACCGCGCTGAAGGTCGATCCGAAGACCGACCGGATCTACCTGGCTCGCCGAAAAACGGGGATCCTCGAGATCTTCGATCCTGCCTCCCTCCTGCCCACCGACTCCATCCCGGTGGACGGCGAGATCTCCTTCGTCACCATCGACGACGAGGGAAACGCCCTGGTGCTCACCTTGCCGGGGTCCGGGGAGGCGCGCCGGATCGGAATCGCCGGGAAGACGGCCGCCGCGCGCACCGACGTCGGGGCCGATCCCCGTTACGCGGCCCTGGTCGGAGAAAGGTGA